One window from the genome of Cryptomeria japonica chromosome 6, Sugi_1.0, whole genome shotgun sequence encodes:
- the LOC131072188 gene encoding uncharacterized protein LOC131072188: MWHSCMEMNSRFPILALEFEMAGMNILKGILKIFRAVHRQNRSGLERFSWAVRRPLVMYSIIWTMLLAAVVTIASLTQELAFTSTFSSSSHFSKACPDESKNSNRTCYRMALDRPGDVFCLPAQAFSRSAIDYLVPPIFATLVVLASASFVHAAGLWEI; this comes from the coding sequence ATGTGGCATTCCTGCATGGAAATGAATTCACGTTTTCCTATTCTTGCATTGGAGTTTGAGATGGCTGGGATGAACATATTGAAGGGCATCCTCAAAATATTTCGTGCAGTTCATCGGCAGAACCGGTCGGGGTTGGAGCGGTTCAGTTGGGCAGTGAGACGTCCATTGGTAATGTACAGCATCATTTGGACAATGTTACTGGCTGCTGTGGTCACAATAGCTTCTCTCACACAGGAGTTGGCTTTCACTTCCACTTTCTCTTCCTCTTCACACTTTTCCAAGGCGTGTCCAGatgaatcaaagaattcaaatagGACATGTTATAGAATGGCCTTGGATAGACCGGGGGACGTCTTCTGCTTGCCGGCTCAGGCCTTCTCAAGATCCGCCATTGATTACCTTGTGCCTCCCATCTTTGCTACTCTCGTCGTACTTGCTTCGGCTTCTTTTGTGCATGCAGCCGGTCTCTGGGAGATTTAG